A genomic stretch from Haloferax sp. Atlit-12N includes:
- a CDS encoding histidine kinase N-terminal 7TM domain-containing protein, with product MPSVVAVSPLVVLCLVAALVSVSIAVVAWREGTEPGSKSLSVLLFSAALWAGSYGVALTVFDPALRFWFQIPIDVAQAVIAPAWFAFSLSYTGRGELLSRRLIAGLLVFPTATVVALATNPSHGLLWTNYHIDPVFGAATVRFDPSLWYYLHAVYGYVIIGSGLVLVIEMLVERLSHYREQAVTLAIGSTAPTVAHVAHTFGIGPLQMVNFTPIALAVTGATFGHALYRFQLFGLSPATGRLGRRAAIDDVAVGILVLDREHRVVDANETASSLLDLDPASAFDPLSSVLPGVDLDEDRQLVDVTVDRRRRTYEVTLSPVTDQHGRRLGRTVTVSDVTGRVRRRQRLEVLNRVLRHNLRNDMTVVIGYADMLAERLPADQRDPTDTIRARSNKLLSLGEKARTVERVMAGIDGGSRFDVAETVRTCVTEVRAEFDAGSVDVDAPESLSVSGSESAAKLLVRELVENALEHGGDDPTVSVSVRAADADLVVVVEDDGPGVPDYERSVVETGGESPLQHGSGLGLWAVRWTVDALGGDLSFDVRDGRDETDGEKDDATDESTGRGDTGTTATVRLPYWCRDETADAVADR from the coding sequence GTGCCTTCGGTCGTCGCCGTCTCGCCGCTGGTCGTCCTCTGCCTCGTCGCGGCGCTCGTCTCCGTCTCCATCGCGGTCGTCGCCTGGCGCGAGGGTACCGAACCCGGTTCGAAGTCGCTGTCGGTCCTCCTGTTTTCGGCGGCGCTCTGGGCCGGCTCCTACGGCGTCGCGCTCACGGTGTTCGACCCCGCGCTCCGATTCTGGTTCCAAATCCCCATCGACGTCGCGCAGGCCGTCATCGCGCCCGCGTGGTTCGCGTTCTCGCTTTCCTACACCGGCCGCGGCGAACTCCTCTCGCGACGGCTCATCGCCGGACTCCTCGTGTTTCCGACCGCCACCGTCGTCGCGCTCGCCACGAACCCGAGCCACGGCTTGCTGTGGACGAACTACCACATCGACCCGGTGTTCGGTGCGGCCACGGTGCGGTTCGACCCGAGCCTCTGGTACTACCTCCACGCGGTGTACGGCTACGTCATCATCGGCTCCGGATTGGTCCTCGTCATCGAGATGCTGGTCGAACGGCTCTCGCACTACCGTGAGCAGGCGGTCACCCTCGCCATCGGCTCGACCGCGCCGACGGTCGCCCACGTCGCCCACACCTTCGGCATCGGCCCGCTTCAGATGGTGAACTTCACGCCCATCGCGCTCGCGGTGACGGGTGCGACGTTCGGCCACGCGCTCTACCGGTTCCAGCTGTTCGGGCTCTCGCCGGCGACCGGTCGGCTCGGCCGCCGCGCCGCTATCGACGACGTGGCCGTGGGTATTCTCGTCCTCGACCGCGAGCACCGCGTGGTCGACGCCAACGAGACCGCCTCGTCGCTCCTCGACCTCGACCCGGCCTCGGCGTTCGACCCGCTGTCGTCAGTGCTTCCGGGGGTCGACCTCGACGAGGACCGACAGCTCGTGGACGTGACGGTCGACCGCCGCCGCCGGACCTACGAGGTGACACTCTCGCCGGTCACGGACCAACACGGCCGCCGGCTCGGCAGGACCGTCACCGTCTCCGACGTGACGGGGCGGGTCCGCCGCCGACAGCGGCTCGAAGTCCTCAACCGCGTCCTCCGGCACAACCTCAGAAACGACATGACGGTCGTCATCGGCTACGCCGACATGCTCGCAGAGCGGCTCCCGGCGGACCAGCGCGACCCCACCGACACGATACGGGCGCGGTCGAACAAGCTCCTCTCGCTCGGCGAGAAGGCCCGGACCGTCGAGCGAGTCATGGCCGGCATCGACGGCGGCAGCCGATTCGACGTCGCCGAGACGGTCCGAACCTGCGTCACCGAGGTCCGCGCGGAGTTCGACGCCGGCTCGGTCGACGTGGACGCCCCCGAGTCGCTGTCGGTCTCCGGGAGCGAATCGGCGGCGAAGCTCCTCGTCCGCGAACTCGTCGAGAACGCGCTCGAACACGGCGGCGACGACCCGACCGTCTCCGTGTCGGTCCGGGCCGCCGACGCCGACCTCGTCGTCGTCGTCGAAGACGACGGCCCGGGCGTCCCCGACTACGAGCGCTCCGTGGTCGAGACCGGCGGCGAGTCGCCGCTCCAACACGGCAGCGGCCTCGGTCTCTGGGCAGTCCGGTGGACGGTCGACGCGCTCGGCGGCGACCTCTCCTTCGACGTGAGAGACGGGCGGGACGAGACGGACGGTGAGAAAGACGACGCGACCGACGAGTCAACGGGTCGCGGCGACACCGGCACGACGGCGACGGTTCGACTGCCGTACTGGTGCCGGGACGAGACGGCCGACGCCGTCGCTGACCGGTAG
- a CDS encoding MFS transporter, with the protein MSAPESAVSPDAEFPEESRGTRRALAVVIAVVFIDLLGFGVVIPILPFYVRSFGVSDVYIGLLAASYSLMQFLFAPVLGRISDQRGRRPVIMLSLVGSVLAWTVFGVAGEIDLLFGTGLAVATLFASRMLAGAMGGNIATAQAYIADITPPARRAGALGLVGASFSLGFIFGPAIGGLMASDPVVALARDLLPSFVPATRFSLPSFTAAALSLVSLGFAFVFLREPERTRAPAGTPATTLVSQFRTALDDDDLRGLVVSFFVVSVAFSGIQVMFIPFAADVYGYGETETALFLTYIGLLGTLNQGVVVGRLARRYSEAKLAVVGAVGLLLSLALLPFSPDIGAVLPAVGGPPWLTRELVALLFVGALLSFGNGMLNVSLSTLVSTSASADQQGNAFGVTQGAGSLGRTLGPPSMAVLYVLAYWSPFVVGAALIVPVVYVLASVARRSRAEVDAP; encoded by the coding sequence GTGAGTGCCCCCGAGTCCGCCGTCTCTCCCGACGCCGAGTTCCCCGAGGAGTCGCGGGGAACGCGCCGCGCCCTCGCGGTCGTCATCGCCGTCGTCTTCATCGACCTCCTCGGGTTCGGGGTCGTCATTCCTATCCTACCGTTCTACGTCCGGAGCTTCGGCGTCAGCGACGTGTACATCGGCCTCTTGGCTGCGTCGTACTCGCTCATGCAGTTCCTCTTCGCGCCAGTCCTCGGCCGCATCTCCGACCAGCGTGGCCGCCGGCCGGTCATCATGCTATCGCTCGTCGGGAGCGTCCTCGCGTGGACCGTCTTCGGCGTCGCCGGCGAAATCGACCTGCTGTTCGGGACGGGGCTCGCGGTGGCGACGCTGTTCGCCTCGCGGATGCTCGCGGGCGCGATGGGCGGCAACATCGCCACGGCGCAGGCGTACATCGCCGACATCACGCCGCCTGCGCGGCGGGCCGGTGCGCTCGGTCTCGTCGGCGCGTCGTTCAGTCTCGGGTTCATCTTCGGCCCGGCAATCGGCGGGCTGATGGCGTCCGACCCGGTGGTCGCGCTCGCCCGCGACCTGCTCCCGTCGTTCGTGCCCGCGACGCGCTTTTCCCTGCCGAGTTTCACCGCGGCGGCGTTGAGCCTCGTGAGCCTCGGCTTCGCGTTCGTCTTCCTGCGCGAACCCGAGCGCACCCGCGCGCCGGCCGGTACGCCCGCGACGACGCTCGTCTCGCAGTTCCGCACCGCCCTCGACGACGACGACCTCCGGGGGCTCGTCGTCTCCTTTTTCGTCGTCTCGGTCGCCTTCTCGGGGATTCAGGTCATGTTCATCCCCTTCGCGGCCGACGTGTACGGCTACGGCGAGACTGAGACGGCGCTGTTTCTGACTTACATCGGCTTGCTCGGCACGCTGAACCAGGGGGTCGTCGTCGGCCGACTCGCCCGGCGGTACTCGGAGGCGAAACTGGCTGTCGTCGGCGCGGTCGGGCTCCTACTCTCGCTCGCGTTGCTCCCCTTTTCGCCCGACATCGGGGCGGTGCTCCCCGCGGTCGGCGGCCCACCGTGGCTCACCCGCGAACTCGTGGCGCTCCTCTTCGTCGGGGCGCTGCTGTCGTTCGGCAACGGGATGTTGAACGTCTCGCTGTCGACGCTCGTCTCCACGTCGGCGTCGGCCGACCAGCAGGGCAACGCCTTCGGCGTCACGCAGGGCGCGGGAAGCCTCGGCCGGACGCTCGGCCCGCCGTCGATGGCGGTGCTGTACGTCCTCGCGTACTGGTCGCCGTTCGTCGTCGGGGCCGCGCTCATCGTGCCCGTGGTCTACGTCCTCGCGTCCGTAGCGCGCCGGTCGCGGGCGGAAGTGGACGCGCCCTGA
- a CDS encoding DNA primase, with protein sequence MRPLHARYPFFAAAREAVESADVAIATLVAEDAPAVERGVERVERALMEGTVEPDPDEAYGWDTQTELLSYPISRIIVSLVETPAAVDKYARAEADTAYERMLADFDAGDDDVHGDARANLDDFLREFDLDGAVRAESNRNRNSRRAPDHYWVDVGPYLTYSDTDWGADWRLVNRSLADGAVRVTREELSELLREAARRRVAEGLPFAVRGSDAGDRLADALKPHVERLRNLLSDRGAVNVVYVDSVDPDHFPPCVEALLARAQDGEDLPNEAAFALAAFLVGVGLEPEAVGGVVGDANAEELQKLATVLSDSSGSQYAPPTCETMQAYDLCVNRDDRCDTIKHPMKYFETATNDADAAAADEAAD encoded by the coding sequence ATGCGCCCGCTCCACGCCCGATACCCGTTCTTCGCCGCGGCCAGAGAGGCGGTCGAATCGGCCGACGTCGCCATCGCGACGCTCGTCGCCGAGGACGCCCCGGCCGTCGAGCGTGGCGTCGAGCGCGTCGAGCGCGCCCTCATGGAGGGCACCGTCGAGCCCGACCCCGACGAGGCCTACGGGTGGGACACCCAGACGGAACTGCTCTCGTACCCCATCTCGCGCATCATCGTCTCGCTCGTCGAGACGCCCGCGGCGGTGGACAAGTACGCCCGCGCCGAGGCCGACACGGCCTACGAGCGCATGCTCGCCGACTTCGACGCCGGCGACGACGACGTCCACGGCGATGCCCGCGCGAACCTCGACGACTTCCTCCGCGAGTTCGACCTCGACGGCGCGGTGCGGGCCGAATCGAACCGGAACCGGAACAGCCGCCGCGCGCCCGACCATTACTGGGTCGACGTGGGGCCGTACCTCACTTACTCCGACACCGACTGGGGCGCGGACTGGCGACTCGTCAACCGCTCGCTGGCCGACGGCGCGGTTCGCGTCACCCGCGAGGAGCTCTCGGAACTGCTCCGCGAGGCGGCCCGCCGCCGGGTCGCCGAGGGGCTTCCCTTCGCCGTCCGCGGGAGCGACGCCGGCGACCGACTCGCCGACGCGCTCAAACCCCACGTCGAGCGCCTGCGGAACCTGCTTTCGGACCGCGGCGCGGTCAACGTCGTCTACGTCGACTCGGTGGACCCCGACCACTTCCCGCCCTGCGTCGAAGCGCTGTTGGCGCGGGCGCAGGACGGCGAGGACCTCCCGAACGAGGCGGCGTTCGCGCTCGCGGCGTTCCTCGTCGGCGTCGGCCTCGAACCCGAGGCGGTCGGGGGCGTCGTCGGCGACGCGAACGCCGAGGAGTTGCAAAAGCTGGCGACCGTCCTCTCGGACTCCAGCGGGTCGCAGTACGCGCCGCCGACCTGCGAGACGATGCAGGCGTACGACCTCTGTGTGAACCGCGACGACCGCTGTGACACCATCAAGCACCCGATGAAGTACTTCGAGACGGCGACGAACGACGCGGACGCGGCCGCCGCGGACGAAGCCGCCGACTGA
- a CDS encoding SWIM zinc finger family protein, whose translation MRRKTTLPSDGLAGRARRARVEPMAVRPLRDGRYVVETDGGTYVVDVEARTCTCPDNAIRHARCKHLRRVAIEITRGEVPPPGRRSATCAVCGDETFVPMDATGPQLCPDHEHRAGDLVHDRESGSLLVVTRALGTRADETPTETGRLVSEYESNRDYGDHEPAFEAVYLDSLPVNAGLADLGELHAYRFPASRLSRVERGFVGARTLGERLARA comes from the coding sequence GTGCGCCGCAAGACCACACTCCCGTCCGACGGACTGGCCGGTCGCGCCCGCCGCGCCCGCGTCGAACCGATGGCCGTCCGGCCGCTCCGCGACGGTCGCTACGTCGTCGAAACCGACGGCGGCACCTACGTCGTCGACGTGGAGGCGCGCACCTGTACCTGCCCAGACAACGCCATCCGGCACGCCCGCTGTAAGCACCTCCGCCGGGTCGCCATCGAAATCACCCGCGGCGAAGTTCCGCCGCCGGGCCGCCGGAGCGCCACCTGCGCCGTCTGCGGCGACGAGACGTTCGTCCCGATGGACGCGACGGGGCCACAGCTCTGTCCCGACCACGAACACCGCGCCGGCGACCTCGTCCACGACCGCGAGAGCGGGAGCCTCCTCGTCGTCACGCGGGCGCTCGGCACCCGCGCCGACGAGACGCCGACCGAGACGGGACGTCTCGTCTCGGAGTACGAGAGCAACCGCGACTACGGCGACCACGAACCGGCCTTCGAGGCCGTGTATCTGGACTCGCTGCCGGTGAACGCCGGCCTCGCCGACCTCGGCGAACTGCACGCCTACCGGTTCCCCGCCTCGCGGCTCAGCCGCGTCGAGCGCGGGTTCGTCGGCGCTCGCACGCTCGGCGAGCGACTCGCTCGGGCGTGA
- the hjc gene encoding Holliday junction resolvase Hjc, translating into MSSNRKGDRRERELVNALDEAGFAVMRAPASGSATTRELPDVLAGNGEVFYAIEAKSSSGRPIYLSGEEVEALVYFSRNFGAKARIAVRFDREDWYFFHPGDLYVTDGGNYRVKKETALAEGEDFESFTGGPTQTKLGGD; encoded by the coding sequence ATGTCTTCGAACAGAAAGGGAGACCGACGCGAGCGCGAACTCGTCAACGCTCTCGACGAGGCCGGGTTCGCCGTCATGCGCGCGCCCGCCTCCGGGAGCGCGACGACGCGCGAACTCCCCGACGTGCTCGCGGGCAACGGCGAGGTCTTCTACGCTATCGAGGCGAAGTCCTCCAGCGGTCGCCCCATCTACCTGAGCGGCGAGGAGGTCGAAGCGCTCGTCTACTTCTCGCGGAACTTCGGCGCGAAGGCCCGCATCGCCGTCCGATTCGACCGCGAGGACTGGTACTTCTTCCACCCCGGCGACCTCTACGTGACCGACGGCGGGAACTACCGGGTGAAAAAGGAGACGGCGCTGGCGGAAGGCGAGGACTTCGAGTCGTTCACCGGCGGTCCGACCCAGACCAAACTCGGCGGCGACTGA
- a CDS encoding TrmB family transcriptional regulator has product MTELGELGLSNYEEKVYRTLLVTGAATAATVSDASGVPNGRVYDVLNGLRSRRLVRTQSTQPTRYVAVAPAAAVERLLAERAAELREEWTRYRDVADAVRSNLLPTPPADGSVWLGRLGGDEMRTAMHEHVRSATESVSAAVGPPYERASWETLRTEFDAFFEGARDDLDVSLLLSDAVLDSLPDEFRELVASKPQTVRARTLPQLPVSFDVVDGTVASVDIPHPQSAADRLGVVVVTDAGVVGEFDRQFRALWGEAVPLFE; this is encoded by the coding sequence ATGACCGAACTCGGGGAACTCGGCCTGTCGAACTACGAGGAGAAGGTCTATCGGACGCTCCTCGTCACGGGTGCCGCGACGGCCGCGACCGTCTCGGACGCGAGCGGCGTCCCGAACGGCCGGGTCTACGACGTGCTCAACGGGCTTCGGTCGCGCCGGCTGGTCCGCACGCAGTCGACCCAGCCGACGCGGTACGTCGCCGTCGCCCCGGCCGCGGCGGTCGAGCGACTGCTGGCCGAGCGCGCCGCGGAACTGCGCGAGGAGTGGACACGGTATCGCGACGTGGCCGACGCGGTCCGGTCGAACCTCTTGCCGACACCGCCGGCCGACGGGAGCGTCTGGCTCGGCCGCCTCGGGGGCGACGAGATGCGGACGGCGATGCACGAACACGTGCGGTCGGCGACCGAGTCCGTCTCGGCCGCGGTCGGTCCGCCGTACGAGCGGGCCTCGTGGGAGACGCTCCGCACGGAGTTCGACGCGTTCTTCGAGGGCGCTCGCGACGACCTCGACGTATCGTTGCTCCTCAGCGACGCCGTGCTCGACTCGCTCCCCGACGAGTTTCGGGAACTCGTGGCGTCGAAGCCGCAGACGGTTCGAGCCCGGACCCTGCCGCAGCTGCCGGTCTCGTTCGACGTCGTCGACGGGACGGTCGCGTCGGTCGATATTCCGCACCCACAGTCCGCCGCCGACCGCCTCGGCGTCGTCGTGGTGACGGACGCGGGCGTCGTCGGCGAGTTCGACCGCCAGTTCCGGGCGCTGTGGGGAGAGGCCGTCCCGCTTTTCGAGTGA
- a CDS encoding multidrug efflux SMR transporter — MNPYVLLAGAIASELVGTTALKLSAGFSKPVPSLGVVVGYGLAFYLVSLTLEELPIGVVYGTWAALGIVGVAAIGVVVFDEPVDLTGVVGLLLILAGIYCVNVLSEMAAH; from the coding sequence ATGAACCCGTACGTGTTACTCGCCGGCGCAATCGCGTCGGAACTCGTCGGAACGACCGCGCTCAAACTGTCCGCGGGGTTTTCCAAGCCCGTGCCGAGCCTCGGCGTGGTAGTCGGCTACGGTCTCGCGTTCTACCTCGTCTCGCTGACGCTCGAAGAGCTCCCCATCGGTGTGGTGTACGGGACGTGGGCCGCGCTGGGCATCGTCGGCGTCGCGGCCATCGGCGTCGTCGTGTTCGACGAACCGGTCGACCTGACGGGCGTCGTCGGCCTGCTTCTCATCCTCGCCGGAATCTACTGCGTCAACGTCCTCTCGGAGATGGCCGCGCACTGA
- a CDS encoding adenosylhomocysteinase, translating to MSEHYAPVSEHLDDVEAARTEGRRKMDWALQHMPILQELREQFESEQPLDGEVVGMAMHVEAKTANLVELLALGGAEVAITGCNPLSTHDDVSAALDANDDITSYAVRGVDDEGYYAAIDAVIAHEPTVTVDDGMDMVFTIHEEYPELIDTIVGGAEETTTGVHRLRAMDEDGELNYPVFAVNDTPMKRLFDNVHGTGESSLATIAMTTNLSYAGKNVVVGGYGYCGKGVAKKASGQNADVIVTEVDPRRALEAHMEGYDVMPMEEAAKVGDVFITTTGNRDVITREDFENMKDGVLLANAGHFDIEIDLDALSDLAVDEYEARDGVDAYELEDGRRLNVLAEGRLVNLASPIALGHPVEVMDQSFGVQAVVVRELVENGDAYDAGVHDVPDELDREVAEIKLEAEGIEFDSMTDEQREYMGSWAHGT from the coding sequence ATGAGCGAACACTACGCTCCCGTCTCCGAGCACCTCGACGACGTCGAGGCCGCCCGGACGGAGGGACGACGCAAGATGGACTGGGCACTCCAGCACATGCCCATCCTGCAGGAGCTCCGCGAGCAGTTCGAGTCGGAACAGCCGCTCGACGGCGAGGTCGTCGGCATGGCGATGCACGTCGAGGCGAAGACGGCGAACCTCGTCGAACTGCTGGCGCTCGGCGGCGCGGAAGTCGCCATCACCGGCTGTAACCCGCTTTCGACCCACGACGACGTCTCGGCGGCGCTCGACGCCAACGACGACATCACCTCCTACGCCGTCCGCGGCGTCGACGACGAGGGCTACTACGCGGCCATCGACGCCGTCATCGCCCACGAGCCGACCGTCACGGTCGACGACGGCATGGACATGGTGTTCACTATCCACGAGGAGTACCCCGAACTCATCGACACCATCGTCGGCGGGGCCGAAGAGACCACGACCGGCGTCCACCGCCTCCGCGCGATGGACGAAGACGGCGAACTGAACTACCCCGTCTTCGCCGTCAACGACACGCCGATGAAGCGCCTGTTCGACAACGTCCACGGCACGGGCGAGTCGTCGCTGGCCACTATCGCCATGACGACGAACCTCTCCTACGCCGGGAAGAACGTCGTCGTCGGCGGCTACGGCTACTGCGGCAAGGGCGTCGCCAAGAAGGCGTCCGGCCAGAACGCCGACGTCATCGTCACCGAGGTCGACCCCCGCCGCGCGCTCGAAGCCCACATGGAGGGCTACGACGTGATGCCGATGGAAGAGGCCGCGAAGGTCGGCGACGTGTTCATCACGACCACCGGCAACCGGGACGTCATCACCCGCGAGGACTTCGAGAACATGAAAGACGGCGTCCTCCTCGCAAACGCCGGCCACTTCGACATCGAAATCGACCTCGACGCGCTGTCGGACCTCGCCGTCGACGAGTACGAGGCCCGCGACGGCGTCGACGCCTACGAACTCGAAGACGGCCGCCGCCTGAACGTCCTCGCCGAGGGCCGCCTCGTCAACCTCGCGTCACCCATCGCGCTCGGCCACCCGGTCGAGGTCATGGACCAGTCGTTCGGCGTGCAGGCCGTCGTCGTCCGCGAACTCGTCGAGAACGGCGACGCCTACGACGCCGGCGTCCACGACGTGCCCGACGAACTGGACCGCGAGGTCGCCGAAATCAAACTCGAAGCCGAGGGCATCGAGTTCGACTCGATGACCGACGAACAGCGCGAGTACATGGGTAGCTGGGCCCACGGGACGTAA
- a CDS encoding helix-turn-helix transcriptional regulator gives MLVIDNGKTLAEQELFALMSAPAVPDLLRVADEPLTVKELSCRADVPLSTAYREVKRLHEASLFEKSIMVDHSDGRHVAQYHRTFERMEVSVTDDGLRIELAG, from the coding sequence ATGCTCGTCATAGATAACGGCAAGACGCTCGCCGAACAGGAGCTGTTCGCGCTGATGAGCGCCCCCGCGGTTCCGGACCTCCTCCGCGTCGCCGACGAGCCGCTGACGGTCAAAGAGCTGAGCTGTCGGGCCGACGTGCCGCTGTCGACGGCCTACCGGGAGGTCAAGCGACTCCACGAGGCGTCGCTGTTCGAGAAGTCCATCATGGTCGACCACAGCGACGGGCGGCACGTCGCGCAGTACCACCGGACGTTCGAGCGCATGGAGGTCAGCGTGACCGACGACGGACTGCGCATCGAGTTGGCCGGGTAG
- a CDS encoding amidohydrolase: MNTLRIAGGQVLRPDATVEDADVLVDRDEGTILDIGADLDAEADETLDAEGCLVTPGLVNAHCHVAMSLLRGYADDKPLDAWLREDIWPAEGALTPEDVRVGAELGLVEMIKSGTTAFADMYFHVPEVADAVEEAGLRARLGHGVVTLGKGDEDAQADIDESLDVAREFDGAADGRIRTAAMPHSLTTVAEEYLREFVADAHDEGIPVHYHANETTDEVDPIVDERRERPLSYAKDLGMLTADDFLAHGVHVDDAEIDLLAEAGTGVVHCPASNMKLASGMAPVQKLLDAGVTVGLGTDGAASNNDLDMFDEMRDAAMLGKLAADDASAVAAPDVVRMATAGSADAIDLPGGALEVGGAADLAVVDLDAPHLTPANDLVSHLAYAARGSDVRHTVCDGRVLMRDREVLTLDEDAVMARAREAVASLRERV; encoded by the coding sequence ATGAACACGCTCCGAATCGCGGGCGGACAGGTGCTCCGTCCCGACGCGACGGTCGAGGACGCGGACGTACTCGTGGACCGAGACGAGGGAACTATCCTCGACATCGGCGCGGACCTCGACGCCGAGGCCGACGAGACGCTCGACGCCGAGGGCTGTCTCGTCACGCCCGGTCTGGTGAACGCCCACTGCCACGTGGCGATGTCGCTCCTGCGCGGCTACGCCGACGACAAGCCGCTCGACGCGTGGCTCCGCGAGGATATCTGGCCCGCGGAGGGCGCGCTCACGCCCGAGGACGTGCGCGTCGGCGCGGAACTCGGCCTCGTGGAGATGATTAAGTCGGGGACCACCGCGTTCGCGGACATGTACTTCCACGTCCCCGAGGTCGCCGACGCGGTCGAGGAGGCCGGCCTCCGCGCCCGCCTCGGCCACGGCGTCGTCACGCTCGGCAAGGGCGATGAGGACGCGCAGGCCGACATCGATGAGAGCCTCGACGTGGCCCGCGAGTTCGACGGCGCGGCCGACGGCCGGATTCGGACCGCCGCGATGCCGCACTCGCTGACGACGGTCGCGGAGGAGTACCTCCGCGAGTTCGTCGCCGACGCGCACGACGAGGGCATCCCGGTCCACTACCACGCCAACGAGACGACGGACGAGGTCGACCCCATCGTCGACGAACGCCGCGAGCGCCCGCTGTCGTACGCGAAAGACCTCGGCATGCTCACCGCCGACGACTTCCTCGCTCACGGCGTCCACGTCGACGACGCGGAAATCGACCTGCTCGCCGAGGCGGGCACCGGCGTCGTCCACTGCCCGGCCTCGAACATGAAACTCGCCTCCGGCATGGCTCCCGTCCAGAAACTGCTCGACGCGGGCGTCACGGTCGGCCTCGGCACCGACGGCGCGGCCTCGAACAACGACCTCGACATGTTCGACGAGATGCGCGACGCCGCGATGCTCGGCAAACTCGCCGCGGACGACGCCAGCGCCGTCGCCGCCCCCGACGTGGTGCGGATGGCGACCGCCGGCTCCGCCGACGCCATCGACCTCCCCGGCGGCGCGCTCGAAGTCGGCGGCGCGGCCGACCTCGCCGTCGTCGACCTCGACGCGCCGCACCTCACGCCCGCGAACGACCTCGTGAGCCACCTCGCGTACGCCGCCCGCGGCTCCGACGTTCGCCACACGGTCTGCGACGGCCGGGTGCTGATGCGGGACCGCGAGGTGCTGACGCTCGACGAGGACGCCGTGATGGCCCGAGCCCGCGAGGCGGTCGCGTCGCTCCGCGAGCGCGTCTGA
- a CDS encoding winged helix-turn-helix transcriptional regulator, with protein MSETRTRVADHIKHNPGVHFNELVRALDLAPGQVQHHVRRLLSDETVRRSEFYGRTHYFPPEFDAWERGALALVRRETARDILGHLLEHGDARPDDVADDIGVARSTLEWHLDHLVERDVVRKERDLHNRVTLVLTHPERTTRLLDDVSPSLPERFVDRFDRLLDHLVEG; from the coding sequence ATGAGTGAGACACGAACCCGCGTCGCCGACCACATCAAGCACAACCCGGGAGTCCATTTCAACGAGCTCGTTCGCGCACTCGACCTCGCCCCCGGCCAAGTACAACACCACGTCCGCAGACTGCTCTCCGACGAGACGGTCCGCCGCTCCGAGTTCTACGGGCGGACGCACTACTTCCCCCCCGAGTTCGACGCGTGGGAGCGCGGCGCGCTCGCGCTCGTCCGCCGGGAGACCGCCCGCGACATCCTCGGCCATCTCCTCGAACACGGCGACGCCCGCCCCGACGACGTGGCCGACGACATCGGCGTCGCCCGCAGCACGCTGGAGTGGCACCTCGACCACCTCGTCGAGCGCGACGTGGTCCGCAAGGAACGCGACCTGCACAACCGCGTGACGCTCGTCCTCACCCACCCCGAGCGGACGACCCGACTGTTAGACGACGTGTCGCCGTCGCTCCCCGAGCGATTCGTCGACCGGTTCGACCGCCTGCTCGACCACCTCGTCGAAGGGTAG